The Vicia villosa cultivar HV-30 ecotype Madison, WI unplaced genomic scaffold, Vvil1.0 ctg.000177F_1_1, whole genome shotgun sequence genomic sequence TGTGATCCTCTTCCCCTTTACCGAGTAAAGCAAAAACAGCCTGAAAACCACAATTACTGTCACCCTTGACATTGACAATATGTTCAATGTAATTGTGCATAAAAATCGGAGTCTCCTCGATGAATGAGATTTTTGGTGGAGGTAGTGTAGGAGGCGGTTTGCTAATGCGAGCTCCTTTGAAAACACTTTTTTGAAATTTCAAAGTCGTTAAATGGGAAAAAGTTTGTCAACGTGTTCAAAATGTGATGAACTCCTCATTTTTGAATTGTCACTCGGTGTAGGTTTGATCTTCTTAGGTGCTCATTTTGTTTTTACCGATTTAGAGGGTGGTTTCAAGTCTATGGTCTCCGAAAATGCAATCTTCCTCAATTGCTCTTTGATGTGGAGCTTCGTGTTGTCATCGGCCTTCAAAAATCTTTCTAGTATCGCTTCCCATTCAGTCCAGGATGGAGATATTCGATTTATCTTCTTTCATAAAATCGTCATCATAAAAAATGAGCATGTTCCAATGATTGCAAAATTCATCCATTCGTACCGGGCTATCAAGTTTCCCTTCTTAGATATAACACAAGCACATGAGAGACCATAGGTTCTCGCCAGTTTACCACCATGCATTGAGTTATCTGAACCTAAATTACTAGCTCGTTTGGCATCgtgaaaaatataatttagaGCCGATCGAGATATGTAGCTGACCAACTGAGAATATAGAGTGTTGTCCTTGAACCTGTGTTCCAACACTGTGATACTACGACCAAATgatgtttgtatctcattatgcTAGTTTTGTATCATTTGGTTCACAGATTATCAATTTGCACACAAATCACTCTTACTATTTCCCAACCAATTCTTCAAACAAGCATGAGCAAACTCAAGTCGATTTGTTGTTGTATTTCTAAGGTGCATAACCTGATCGGTCCAAGCACAAACAATCTTCTCCTTTACCAGGTACAAAATTTTTCTTTCAACATATTTTAGTACATTAGGATATTTCACGCACACCTTCCTGAAATGTATAACAACGTTCGCATATAGGTCTTTTGTAGATGTATTTATCATAACATTCCATGCATCCATAATTTTCTCTACAATAACACACATCTTGACCAGTTTTCCATCTTCGACCTTTATTTATTTTGTCCTGATCGTGGGTTCAACCCGACTTCTCACATTCTTTGTAATGTGGTACCTACAAAGTAATGCATAAGAAGTAGGAAATACTTTTGCAACCGAATTCATTAAAGCGGTATCACGGTCGGTAACAATTACTTTCGGAATTTCTTCTTGGTCCTTCAACATTGAATGATAAACCTCTAAAGCCCGAGCAAATTTGTCCTTTTTTTCACATTCAAGAAATGCAAAACCAACAGAATACGTCTTCTCAGTAGACGTAACACCAATAATTTCCAATAATGGAAGCGTGTACTTGTTGGTCTTATACGTTGAATCAATTATAAACATATTGGGAAACATATTGAACAATTTTATGGAATCAGGATGAGTAATATATATATCTATTACTATTACTCTATCCTCGCATCTTCGGTTCCTAGATATGTAATTGTTATCATCTAGAAGTTTCAAGAGGTGTTGCATTTCGGTTTTATCCCCCTAAGTGCTAATTTTTATTAATAGCGCCTATTGtacacttgcttgatatttgagatATTCCCAGGTCTTTTCTGCTTCATGGTTGCAAATATGTTTTTGGGAGGTACCAAATTCAATGTCATGTCAAAAACACATTATTTCTCTTCCGGAAAGAGGCGACATGCAATTGGATGATCGGATAACTTTGCACATAAATCATGGTTATGTGAACCACATATCATATTAAATATCCATTTATTATTTGCCAAGCGATAACCACGCAACTTAAATGGACACTCACTTTTTTTTTGAACCGGTTTCATCTCGTTTGAAATTTCATAGAGGAGGTCTATATTTACCACTTCTTCGCATCCCAATGTCACAAATGCACTTCTTCTATCTAAACCATTATCGGACCTTCTGATCACAATACCAAACCACGGTTTGTGGCCTCTGTACGAATCCATTGCAGCATGTCATCacaaaattcatactcttgtTAATTTATAAAATGGTTTTGAATATCTACAACTTTCACTAGGATGAGTGAAGCATCTTGAGACACAATAGATTTAGGGATAGCAtcgggatgcaccatacctaatgtaaacaaaaacattaaaactaaaaaacatcCATAACACGAAAAAAGATTGTTGGTAAATCAGCACAGACAGATTCCAGAAATGTATATCCGGACGAGTTCATAGAAATTCCGGAACTACACTTCTCGTAAAAGTGTGacctttttttgtttcaaaaccaTACCTTAAATTTCACTTCCTTTATCTCTTTATGATTTGATGAAACACAAGAATGGAGATTGTGGGTGAAAAACTTGATTGAGAATGGAAGGATTTTTGGAGAGGGTTTAAGGAAAATATGGCAAATGAAGTTTATCATGCAGGTTTCTGTTTTAACAATTTAACTTTTGATTTTTCTAGAAATGCATCTCCAGAATAATCTGACATGCAAAGGTGACAGAATTTCAATTTCCCGCACAATTTTACTAGAGATACATCTCCAGAATTATTCTTGTAATGGTTCACGTGGCAATTTACTATATCACATTTTCGGAGATATATTTTTGAAGATATATCtccgaaatattttttattttgactcTAGGGTGGCACCATATTTGCTCGCTTTTGTGTGATGTGTCCAAAAATTTATTCCTGAAAACAGAAAGACAATTTCAAGTTTTCAAAAGGTTCTTTTGAACTATATAGGACATAATAAGAAATTTCCTTTTCAATTGTGAATATGTGACAGTGGTGGAGACAACGAACCTCGCAAAGATAAAAAACACCAACTCAAAATCCTACGTAATTTTGATTTTTCCTTAAATAACTATATAAAATTTATGATTTAAGGGCTTAAGGAATGCAATTTTACTTTGATACCTCTcactttgtttttgtttattttatttaacgtCAGAGTTTGATACCTCTcactttgtttttgtttattttatttaacatcagagtgtttttgtttattttatttaacgtCAAAGTAGTTGCAAATATCACCTCCATTACTTCTAACTCGAACAGATTGAAAGTTATCCTCCAAAGTCACTTATCTAAATCCAATCAATTCACTAGATCAGACATTATCTAAACCCTATATGTTTACTTAGAGGATGGAGAGAGAAGGAGGgaaaaatgaaggagaggatccaaagtgGTTTACTTATTAGTTATTACTTATTAGATTGTTATTAAATTGTGAGAAAAATTAGGAGTTTTTATTTgccaaataaaaaatacaattcacAATTTTTTGTATTTGTAAGCTGATTAATTTCTTCCCCAAGGACCACCAAACCTTCCAAAATTTTCCCAacataaattaatgaaagttgaaATTAAGTAGTTGAGCCACAGCCACTTGGAAATTCTTAGCATCATGCTGTGTGGTATTGAATGTTATTGGTAGTAGAACCAATCACCAATAAGTTCATACTTtattgaatactcttgtaaatgTAGTATGTATAAGGAAACTTTTCTATTTAACAATTTCAAATATATAACCACCCAAGTTTTTAGTAATTTTTCATACAACCGGTTGAGCAGCACTACTTAGATTTGAAAAAACAGTAAAAAGAACAACGATACctagattttaaaatatataaaaaaataaacagtACCTTTACAAGTGTCCAAGAAAAAAACATATGGAGAGGAACAGAAAAACTAACTAGTAAAATGTCAAAGGACTAAATACCAAATTTAGAGCAGATTCAGATTGATAATAAATTTGGCAAATCACAGTAGCATCATTATGATTTTGCTGAAAATGGTGATATCCAATACCATGGTTTCTCCAAATTTACCATCGATCCAAATATGCACTCAATTCTTACATAAGGAAGGGGAAACAAATAGCATCTGCCACTAGTGAGTTCTGTGAAGAGTTCACAGCATTAAACTGTCTAAAAATCTATGCATTTTCAGACAACACATGTGAAAAGACTCTTAAAATCCAATTATCAAGACTTACATTTCATTTGACTAGTTGTAAACAAGAGAAGATATATACAAAACTGGAGATAGATTAACCTTTAGTAATCAGAAAAGTACATATCATTTATATACATGAGAAAGTGATATATACAATTCTCCAGCTTAGAATGATTACAGCAATTGAATGGTTAGCTAGCTCTCTACATGATACACAAAATTGGCATGCTCAACCGGTATGTATACTAACTAATTGTTAgggagaaaacaaaaaaaatggaaGGTGGGAAACATATGATACAACAACAGAGCCAATAAAAAAACGGCGCATAATCTGCTAAATCCTAGTACATCATATTTCAAACAATATAAGTTCTAAATAGTCTGCAACATTTCAGACTTCTCAACAAGTTAAGCCCATTACATCAACACAATGGTTTTAATCAAGAgctaataaaaacataaattcaaatcaaaagttCCACTTCTCAATGTAAGAAAAGGATTTTGTCATGACTTGGCTCTCCAATATTGATGGCACTTGATCCTCAAAGCAACCCAGGTGTTTGAATGAACAGTTTCCTTTCTCAAACAATTGTCCCTACAAAACATACGGCAAGCCCATAACAATAATTGGGGCAGTTCAGATGGCATTAAAAAAAAAGGGGCAATAGCAGGTTTATTTCATATAAAAGGAGGGTGGGGAACTATCACAGTTCAGTTAAACAGTACATCGgaaaaatagaatttttaaaaaatcaaccaaaacacAAACACCACAAGCAATTTACACCCTAGAAAAACATCTAACTTCATGTTTGCCTACAAATCTTGAATAAAAACAATATGGGAATGGCCAAAACCCAAGCATTTCTTCCTCCAGTACTAGACATCTTTTGCATGTATATAAATGACTTGAAAGTATGCAGACATAGTTTAATACAAGGGGATAACCATTGTAATGAATAGTCGGACAAACATGATACCACAAACAAGACTATGATGATTATTATGACCATATATTCAACAAGTGCATTTCTGccaaattttaatgttttatattCAGAAAGTTTAAGTGTCAACAAATGGGGGGAGTGGAAAGGAAGCATCCTTGGTAAAATTTCTAGCCAAACCCAGTAACCATTACCGGCACAATGTTGTTAATTGGCAGTTTATGGCATATGGCCAAAATTCCGCATATAAACATGGAATTGCGGCCTATGGTCCTGCCATGACCAGTGGTGCTCCACAAATTGCCAATGAAGGCTAGCACAAAATCCTGCAGGCCATTCTGCCATGCCCCTATTTAACAACACTGTACCAGCATATCCACATGTAGAAAATACATAACTAGAATGACCATACACATAGCTGACTCAAGATTCTAAATCCCTTTGTTTACTTAATTGAAAAAAGAAATTGTGTTAAATGCATGTTTCTACTTTCTAGCAGAGGACATTCAGAATTATGGATTTCAATTTTACTAAACATAAATAGTCGAACATCCACCTGATTTTAACAAAAAGATCTTCCGTATGTCCGACATCAAATCAGGAAAAATACTAAACTAAGAAAAGCAAAGCATCATATAGCAAATGAAGACAAGAAGAAATAAACAGCATCGTCACATACTGGAATCACAGGCAAAATAGTACCATGAAGCTTGGGGGACAAGCAAGAAAGTAACCCTTCAACATATAATGATATGAAAATGAACCAAAAACAAGTATCTAACAAATGGAAGAATGgaattctaaatttaaaagttATACTACCGAAAAATATGTTTTGTATTTAACCTAAAATTGGATAATGACAAGCTTTTATATGGCAGGCTATAGTATTTAAATCATAATAAGCATAGCAGACAAGTATCACAATGCATTATAGAAAGACATATACAATAACCAAGCAAAGAATGGAGTCTGAATACTAACCACTTTCACAAGAGAGCAAAACAACACTCCTGACAAGATGCAACTGGAACAAGTGAATGAAATAAAACAGCTACTCAACAACTTCTGGGTGAAAGGAGCACCAAGTAAATCCAAACAACCATGACAAATCCTGATTTTCCAGTACCTAATATTTCCCTTCAACGAGGGAAAGTATTACTCGGAGGTCAGTCGCCTCCTCTTCCCATAATCAGCATCTTTTGACCTAGAATGGTGTTCCTCATCCTGTGACAATCTTGATTTACTGTGAGTCCTAGACGACCGCCCTCTTTCCCACTCATCCTCGTGCTCTGGTTCACGGTCTCTGTACCTGTGATGATCTGCATATCTGTCCCTATCTTCCCTGTATCTGTCCCGCTCACGATCTCGATCCCCCCTTTCGCGCTCACGGTCACGATCCCGAGACTTTTCCCTGTCACGGTCACGGGATCGTTCTCTAACCACCACTTCTCTATCCTCACGATGCTTTCTTTCTGGCCATTCAGGATCATGTCCCACTTCTTTTTCTCTAGGTGCATCTCTCTCATATCCTTGATCTCTATCATCCCTGTACCTTCGCTCAGAAGAACCAGACCAGTCCCTTTCGGATCCTCTATCTTTTTCCCTCGTAGTATTCTGCCACCCAGGTCTATCATGACTCACTTCACCACCATACTGATGCTCTGATGCAGCTTCCTCCCCATAACTTGATTCTCCAGCCCTGCCACCACCAGGTTCCTCACCACCCCATCCGCCCATATTTGGATCCGGCCACATTCCCATATTGGGACCATCCATACCCGACGAAGGCATCATTCCCATTCCATTCACAGGCATCCCTCTTCCAAAAAAGGCAGGATTAACATGAGGTGCTACTCCAGGCAGACCAACACCTCCAACACCAGGAAATGAAGGCATCATCCCCGAGAATGGAGGTGCCGGGCCACCAGGATAGCCTCCAAAGGCTCCCATTCTACCCATGGGACCCCCAAATGCAGGATCAAAACCCTGATTCATCATTGACTGAGGATGCATCATTGGCGGGGCACCACCAATACCCTGTCCGAATCCATTTCCACCATTACCCATAATACCTCTGCCACCCATTCCACCACCTCTGTTCCTCATCGGATTAACAGGCCCTCTATTCCCCATCCCAGGATTGTTCCCTCTCCCCCAATTACCTCTTCCATAacctctattattattattattcccaTCTCCACCTTGATAGTTACCACCCGTCGCAATATTGCTACCACCAGGTTTAGCCCCCACATCAGCAGGCCCCCTCCTTCCCGGATTAACCCCTCCTCCGGCAGCTTGGTTCACCTGTTGATTCCTATTATTCTGAGCCTCTCCCATTTTCTTAACAGTAAAAGGCGAAGCAAATGCAACGACACAAGGCCTCCCGTTAAACAAAAAACCATTCATCCCTTCCTTACAAGCAGTGGCTGCATATGCCTCATAAAACTCAACCTGACAAT encodes the following:
- the LOC131625016 gene encoding uncharacterized protein LOC131625016, giving the protein MDEAGESGDPMDQFHRNEAISAVADDGFLAEEDDDYEDLYNDVNVGEGFLQSLRKNDDSGVRNDGGEEKKVQSGSVVKDPSGVAVAGVGGGDGSLGAVAGGDESRVSGRVDGFQNQGFRGGNSGVGSGSGIGGGGGGGGMRVELGQASGKLSEIEEQRGIDGVGGQGVVQLQQQQQQQQHGGVVGNDGLVRQVQGVGVGGVVGGVNLNRVGGNGAGNNVIAINSVNTGGGGEGGGIVGGGGGGGSTVLFVGDLHWWTTDAELEAELCKYGQVKEVRFFDEKASGKSKGYCQVEFYEAYAATACKEGMNGFLFNGRPCVVAFASPFTVKKMGEAQNNRNQQVNQAAGGGVNPGRRGPADVGAKPGGSNIATGGNYQGGDGNNNNNRGYGRGNWGRGNNPGMGNRGPVNPMRNRGGGMGGRGIMGNGGNGFGQGIGGAPPMMHPQSMMNQGFDPAFGGPMGRMGAFGGYPGGPAPPFSGMMPSFPGVGGVGLPGVAPHVNPAFFGRGMPVNGMGMMPSSGMDGPNMGMWPDPNMGGWGGEEPGGGRAGESSYGEEAASEHQYGGEVSHDRPGWQNTTREKDRGSERDWSGSSERRYRDDRDQGYERDAPREKEVGHDPEWPERKHREDREVVVRERSRDRDREKSRDRDRERERGDRDRERDRYREDRDRYADHHRYRDREPEHEDEWERGRSSRTHSKSRLSQDEEHHSRSKDADYGKRRRLTSE